In one Thermococcus sp. 2319x1 genomic region, the following are encoded:
- the ftsY gene encoding signal recognition particle-docking protein FtsY, producing MFGKLKEKLSSFVDKVAQTEISEKDVENALWDLELELLEADVALEVVDELKEKIKQKLVGQKVKIGTNKREIVEKAVKEAVLEVLTPERHIDLLGMVKSKKEKPFVIVFVGFNGSGKTTTIAKLASWLKKNGLSVVIAASDTFRAGAIEQVEEHAKRIGVKLIKHGYKSDPAAVAYDAIEHAKARGIDVVLVDTAGRNELNRNLMDEMKKIVRVTKPDLVIFVGDALAGNAIIEQARQFNEAVRIDGVVLTKLDADARGGAALSIAHAIGAPILFVGVGQGYDDLMPFDEKWMLEKIFGG from the coding sequence ATGTTTGGGAAACTCAAGGAAAAATTAAGCTCATTTGTTGATAAGGTTGCTCAGACTGAAATAAGTGAAAAAGACGTTGAGAATGCACTCTGGGATCTTGAGCTGGAGCTCTTAGAGGCGGATGTGGCTTTAGAAGTTGTAGATGAGCTTAAGGAAAAAATAAAACAGAAGCTTGTTGGACAAAAGGTTAAAATAGGCACAAACAAGAGGGAGATTGTAGAAAAAGCTGTTAAAGAGGCTGTTCTTGAAGTTCTAACACCCGAAAGACACATAGACCTCTTAGGGATGGTCAAATCAAAAAAAGAAAAGCCGTTCGTGATAGTTTTTGTTGGCTTTAACGGAAGTGGAAAAACCACTACAATAGCTAAGCTTGCCAGCTGGCTTAAGAAAAATGGTTTAAGCGTTGTTATAGCCGCTAGCGATACCTTTAGGGCGGGAGCAATAGAGCAGGTGGAGGAACATGCGAAGAGAATTGGTGTTAAGCTCATCAAACACGGTTACAAATCTGATCCAGCTGCTGTGGCTTACGATGCCATAGAGCATGCAAAAGCGAGAGGAATCGACGTGGTTTTAGTTGATACAGCCGGAAGAAACGAGCTTAACAGAAATCTCATGGATGAAATGAAAAAAATAGTCAGGGTTACAAAGCCGGATCTGGTTATATTCGTAGGAGATGCTCTTGCCGGAAATGCAATAATAGAGCAGGCAAGGCAGTTTAATGAGGCGGTTAGGATTGACGGAGTTGTTCTAACAAAGCTTGACGCGGATGCAAGGGGAGGTGCCGCATTAAGCATAGCCCACGCCATTGGTGCGCCAATACTTTTTGTTGGGGTTGGTCAAGGATATGACGATTTAATGCCCTTTGATGAAAAATGGATGCTGGAGAAAATTTTTGGTGGGTGA
- the snatA gene encoding neutral amino acid NAAT transporter SnatA — protein sequence MFFKTFLYVFGTLFAVMNPIGAVPVFLSITQHCKSREARISLAKRTSAAVFVTLVTFALLGEWIFKFFGSTIDAFAIAGGILLFRMALEMLSGSLSTIKITHEEEEEAVSLSEIAIIPLAIPLISGPGSITTVMIHMAKSSDYLGKMAVILAIFVASLSVYLVLRSAEKVQRKLGRVGIRVTTRMMGLILASMAVQLVINGIKGAFGL from the coding sequence ATGTTTTTTAAGACATTCCTTTATGTGTTTGGCACCCTCTTTGCAGTGATGAACCCCATTGGAGCTGTTCCGGTATTTCTTTCTATTACCCAGCACTGTAAATCTCGCGAGGCAAGGATCAGTCTGGCAAAGAGAACATCAGCGGCCGTTTTTGTTACCTTGGTAACCTTTGCACTCTTGGGGGAGTGGATATTCAAGTTCTTTGGCTCCACAATAGATGCCTTTGCAATTGCAGGAGGAATTTTGCTCTTCAGAATGGCATTGGAAATGCTAAGTGGTAGTCTCTCTACTATAAAAATAACCCATGAAGAGGAGGAAGAGGCCGTAAGTTTAAGCGAGATTGCCATAATCCCCTTGGCAATTCCCTTGATTTCTGGTCCGGGTTCAATAACAACTGTGATGATACACATGGCAAAGAGCAGCGACTATCTGGGAAAAATGGCCGTTATTCTTGCGATTTTTGTGGCAAGTCTTTCAGTTTACTTGGTGCTTAGGTCTGCAGAAAAGGTGCAGCGGAAGCTTGGTAGAGTGGGAATAAGAGTTACCACAAGAATGATGGGTCTTATACTGGCTTCAATGGCCGTTCAGCTTGTAATCAACGGAATTAAAGGAGCATTTGGACTTTAA
- a CDS encoding metal ABC transporter ATP-binding protein yields MILAENLTIYYDNYKAVEDITFKLDSGETLLLLGPNGAGKTSLLRTIAGLHKSYEGKLLVFGKPPTEVKDSISYVPQSHSLNERVPLKAIEVVAMGALYKKGLIHFNIPKSILKEAEEALDFVGLGEIKNKRFAELSGGQKQRVLLARALVSKPQLLLLDEPLSALDPSARVEVVSVLAKIKREMGLTMIITTHDPNPLTEIGDKVMLINKRLIAFGTPEEVLRDEIITKVYGPLSKAVKVGERMYCFIGDVHLHGRGKV; encoded by the coding sequence TTGATACTGGCTGAAAACCTAACGATTTACTACGACAACTATAAAGCAGTTGAGGATATAACCTTCAAGCTGGATAGTGGGGAGACTCTTCTTTTGCTGGGTCCAAATGGTGCTGGAAAAACAAGCCTTCTTAGAACAATTGCAGGGCTTCATAAATCCTATGAAGGCAAGCTTCTTGTTTTTGGAAAACCTCCTACTGAAGTGAAGGATTCAATCTCATATGTTCCCCAGAGTCATTCTTTAAACGAACGTGTGCCTTTGAAGGCTATTGAAGTAGTTGCAATGGGGGCCCTTTACAAAAAGGGTCTCATTCACTTCAATATTCCAAAATCAATCCTAAAAGAAGCTGAAGAAGCTTTGGACTTTGTGGGGCTTGGAGAGATAAAAAACAAAAGGTTTGCAGAGCTTAGCGGTGGACAAAAGCAGAGGGTTCTATTGGCCAGAGCACTCGTTTCAAAACCCCAACTTCTCCTTTTGGATGAGCCGTTATCGGCTCTTGACCCAAGTGCGAGAGTGGAGGTGGTTTCAGTCCTTGCAAAAATAAAGCGGGAAATGGGATTGACAATGATAATAACCACCCATGACCCAAATCCCCTAACGGAAATAGGTGACAAGGTAATGCTCATCAATAAAAGGCTTATAGCCTTTGGAACTCCGGAAGAAGTGCTGAGGGATGAAATTATCACCAAAGTCTACGGGCCCCTGTCCAAAGCGGTTAAAGTAGGGGAGAGAATGTACTGCTTTATAGGAGACGTTCACCTTCACGGGAGGGGAAAAGTTTGA
- a CDS encoding metal ABC transporter permease translates to MIPEYLLRALLGGVMVSVLLGMLSPLINMKGLAFLTHATFHSLLFGAVLGMILGLIFSNFSLVLWVALIITIFVVILIALLEDRGFSSDTAIGVIASFIAGSTVLAFGVLYRVMANRPYFALSQSIVSYLTGELFLITLNDLTFLVLGGALIFFVMLAFYRDFLYVSFDAEGLETYSGNAKFYLTLLYALVGATGALIVRTVGLITLQVVAVLPGTIAMMLSNDLRKILGISLGLTLLVQVLSIVLAYLTDIPPSGIATIMLGIVYGFLVLRR, encoded by the coding sequence TTGATCCCCGAGTACTTGCTCAGGGCCCTCTTAGGTGGGGTAATGGTCAGCGTTTTACTGGGTATGCTGAGTCCCCTGATAAACATGAAGGGGTTAGCTTTTCTTACCCACGCAACCTTCCACTCCCTGCTCTTTGGGGCTGTTTTAGGGATGATACTCGGGCTGATATTTTCAAACTTTTCTCTGGTTCTGTGGGTGGCTCTAATAATCACTATTTTTGTTGTTATCTTAATAGCTCTCCTCGAAGATAGGGGGTTCAGCAGTGACACTGCAATAGGAGTAATAGCGAGCTTTATAGCTGGCTCTACTGTACTGGCTTTTGGAGTTCTGTATAGGGTTATGGCGAATAGACCCTACTTTGCCCTCTCCCAAAGCATAGTATCCTATTTAACGGGGGAGCTTTTTCTGATAACGCTTAACGACTTGACGTTTTTGGTCTTGGGGGGTGCCTTGATATTCTTTGTGATGCTTGCATTTTACCGTGATTTCCTATACGTCAGCTTCGATGCTGAGGGACTTGAGACCTACTCCGGAAATGCAAAGTTTTATCTCACTTTGCTCTACGCTCTCGTGGGCGCTACTGGTGCGTTAATAGTTAGAACCGTTGGCTTGATAACCCTTCAGGTTGTGGCGGTTTTGCCGGGTACAATAGCCATGATGCTCAGCAATGACTTGAGAAAGATTCTTGGAATAAGCTTGGGTTTAACTCTCTTAGTGCAGGTACTCTCGATAGTGCTGGCTTACTTAACAGACATCCCTCCAAGCGGAATAGCTACTATAATGCTGGGGATTGTCTATGGGTTCTTAGTCTTGAGGAGGTAG
- the rnhB gene encoding ribonuclease HII, translated as MKLGGIDEAGRGPVIGPLVIAAVVVDESRMQELEALGVKDSKKLTPRRREELFEEILGMVDDYVILQISPEEIDSRDGTMNELEIENFVRALNSLKVKPDVLYIDAADVKEKRFGDIIGERLSFSPKIIAEHKADSKYIPVAAASILAKVTRDRAIEKLKEVYGEIGSGYPSDPITRRFLEEYYKAHGEFPPIVRKSWETLRKIEEKLKAKKTQSTILDFLKKP; from the coding sequence ATGAAGCTGGGGGGAATAGATGAAGCTGGAAGAGGACCTGTTATAGGACCTCTTGTAATTGCGGCGGTTGTTGTCGATGAATCCCGTATGCAGGAGCTTGAAGCTTTGGGGGTTAAAGATTCAAAAAAGCTAACGCCAAGAAGAAGAGAAGAACTCTTTGAGGAGATTTTAGGGATGGTTGACGATTATGTCATCCTCCAGATTTCCCCGGAGGAGATAGACAGCAGAGATGGGACGATGAACGAGCTTGAAATTGAAAACTTTGTCAGAGCGTTGAACTCCCTTAAAGTTAAGCCTGACGTGCTCTACATAGATGCGGCTGACGTCAAGGAGAAGCGCTTTGGCGACATTATAGGTGAAAGACTTTCCTTCTCTCCGAAGATAATCGCCGAACATAAGGCAGATTCAAAGTATATTCCAGTGGCTGCTGCATCAATACTGGCTAAAGTTACCCGTGACAGGGCAATAGAGAAGCTCAAGGAGGTTTATGGGGAGATAGGCTCAGGATATCCAAGTGATCCAATTACAAGGAGGTTTCTGGAGGAGTATTACAAGGCTCATGGGGAATTCCCCCCAATAGTGAGGAAAAGCTGGGAGACCCTTAGAAAGATAGAAGAAAAACTAAAAGCTAAAAAGACTCAGTCCACTATCTTGGACTTCTTAAAAAAGCCTTAA
- a CDS encoding phospholipid carrier-dependent glycosyltransferase — protein MSLRKKLYFVAVVAIIIGTFWYSYEKASSLELHDYIGDEVWYIPAARNVLHKLGVELHYVNDTTNSEGVNIIASGEIIKGHVKVSAFGFEFTRPYTRNVNLQTPAILSKLGIRVEFIPLNKTQASDFDETKFKIETIARKYNYTYYRPYSNFDGVYYEIPRENLKAFIEEVKSIEGVEIVKGFRYPDKENIQNYLNTEHPFLGKDIIMLGMLIEDKPIFWRLPGLIEHAIINILVFLAAYKISRSYLAAFIALIFSAFDPLLHATSLAAMLDIHVAFFTAVFMYFLISEKYNSSGISIGLAAATKLNGAFPYPVLLIKLLRDKIRIREIPLSALILPAFGFLLPQITIIKAIGFFPWLSEFIGSFGWHLSYKGDHPANSPFWEWFLSLKPFPFHYTPDIFAATDPILMLSMVVFIFAIPYAATRRRKLLVPFGIFWSTIAFYALQWILGGKTQFSFYATPLVPPGAVTLGVMAYDIIKWEYFERSIRMYWEWMRGISTWVRETFERVKAFLRSPR, from the coding sequence ATGAGCCTTCGAAAAAAACTTTACTTTGTGGCAGTGGTCGCGATAATAATCGGAACCTTCTGGTACTCATATGAAAAAGCCTCAAGCCTAGAACTCCATGATTACATTGGGGATGAGGTATGGTACATCCCAGCAGCCAGGAACGTTCTCCACAAGCTTGGGGTTGAACTCCACTATGTAAACGATACAACGAATTCAGAAGGGGTAAACATAATTGCAAGCGGAGAAATTATTAAGGGACACGTGAAAGTCTCTGCTTTTGGATTTGAATTCACAAGACCTTATACGAGAAACGTAAACCTTCAAACGCCAGCAATTCTCTCAAAGTTGGGAATAAGAGTAGAATTCATACCCTTAAACAAAACCCAAGCCTCTGATTTTGATGAGACCAAGTTTAAAATTGAAACGATAGCGAGAAAATACAACTATACTTATTACAGACCCTATTCCAATTTTGACGGCGTTTACTATGAAATCCCCCGCGAAAACCTCAAAGCCTTCATAGAAGAAGTCAAAAGCATAGAAGGGGTTGAAATCGTAAAGGGTTTCCGCTATCCTGATAAGGAGAACATCCAAAACTACCTGAACACGGAGCATCCATTTTTGGGGAAGGATATAATAATGCTTGGAATGCTGATAGAGGATAAGCCTATCTTCTGGCGTTTGCCGGGGCTGATAGAACACGCTATAATAAACATCCTCGTCTTCTTAGCTGCGTATAAAATCTCAAGGAGTTATCTCGCAGCTTTCATAGCGTTAATATTTTCTGCCTTTGATCCCCTTCTTCACGCAACGTCCCTTGCTGCAATGCTTGATATACACGTGGCGTTCTTCACTGCGGTTTTCATGTACTTCTTGATTTCTGAGAAATACAATTCGAGCGGTATTTCCATAGGCCTCGCTGCAGCCACAAAATTAAACGGTGCCTTTCCCTACCCAGTTTTGCTAATAAAACTCTTAAGGGATAAAATTAGGATTAGGGAGATTCCGCTCTCGGCACTTATTTTACCCGCCTTCGGATTTTTGCTACCTCAGATTACGATAATAAAGGCAATAGGCTTTTTCCCATGGCTTTCTGAGTTCATTGGAAGCTTTGGATGGCATCTCAGTTACAAGGGAGATCATCCAGCGAATTCACCTTTCTGGGAGTGGTTCCTAAGCCTTAAGCCATTTCCCTTTCACTACACCCCAGATATCTTCGCGGCAACGGACCCAATTTTGATGCTCTCCATGGTAGTGTTTATATTCGCAATTCCCTATGCTGCGACAAGAAGAAGAAAGCTTTTGGTGCCTTTTGGGATATTCTGGAGCACAATAGCGTTTTATGCCCTCCAGTGGATTTTAGGTGGAAAAACCCAGTTCAGCTTTTATGCCACTCCGTTAGTTCCTCCGGGAGCGGTGACACTTGGAGTAATGGCATACGACATAATAAAGTGGGAGTACTTCGAGAGGTCTATCAGAATGTACTGGGAGTGGATGAGGGGCATCTCAACGTGGGTAAGGGAAACCTTCGAAAGGGTTAAGGCTTTTTTAAGAAGTCCAAGATAG
- a CDS encoding 50S ribosomal protein L11 methyltransferase: protein MEEMEALIEQTVEMIKRGLDERKIRARLPKENADEIIEIARARIRAKDKFSRTDLWMDLEGLRYATHEVVAEYRAKRVKPKSIADVSCGVGIQLIFFAKYAEKAYAIDIDEKKLFYAMKNAEKYGVKDKITFIHGNSLSKEVVDQIDADVVFSDPARPPEMPERRLEDLLPSPLEVYEAYKHKTDAFIFDLPPQIRREKVPWRGEFEYIDLYGTLNRLTFYFEPLAKAERSAVMLPKGVRLESNPNLENIVEWSGEVKDYLYEIPQSIDYAELINELFHAVKGNLWMLIREKRRAVATSDEELNSEYFKRRYIVRSVLDFHPVRINEFLKREGYGRVTLKISIPEKEYWQFRRRVEQDLRGEKRVYLFKFKDKAIIAEPLD from the coding sequence ATGGAAGAGATGGAAGCGCTTATTGAGCAGACTGTTGAGATGATAAAGCGAGGTCTGGACGAGAGAAAAATACGGGCGAGACTCCCGAAAGAGAATGCTGACGAGATAATCGAGATAGCGAGGGCAAGGATAAGGGCAAAGGATAAGTTCTCAAGAACCGATCTGTGGATGGACTTGGAAGGTCTTAGGTACGCCACTCACGAAGTTGTGGCTGAATATAGGGCAAAGAGAGTCAAACCAAAAAGCATAGCAGATGTGAGCTGTGGAGTTGGAATCCAGCTGATATTCTTCGCGAAATATGCAGAAAAAGCCTATGCTATAGACATCGATGAGAAAAAGCTCTTCTACGCAATGAAAAATGCCGAGAAGTATGGTGTTAAAGATAAGATAACCTTCATTCATGGGAACAGCTTAAGTAAGGAAGTTGTTGATCAGATAGATGCTGATGTAGTATTCTCCGATCCCGCAAGACCTCCGGAGATGCCTGAAAGAAGGCTTGAGGATCTTCTCCCGAGTCCTCTTGAAGTTTATGAAGCTTATAAGCACAAAACCGATGCTTTTATCTTTGATCTCCCACCTCAGATAAGGAGAGAAAAAGTCCCGTGGAGAGGTGAATTTGAGTACATTGATTTATATGGAACACTCAACAGGCTGACTTTCTATTTTGAGCCCTTGGCTAAGGCAGAGCGCTCTGCAGTTATGCTGCCTAAAGGGGTTAGACTTGAAAGCAACCCCAATCTTGAAAACATCGTCGAGTGGAGTGGAGAAGTTAAAGATTATTTGTATGAAATTCCGCAGAGCATTGACTATGCTGAGTTAATAAACGAGCTCTTCCATGCCGTAAAGGGCAACTTATGGATGCTCATTCGGGAAAAACGCAGAGCAGTTGCAACGAGTGATGAAGAACTTAACAGCGAATACTTCAAGAGACGCTACATCGTAAGAAGTGTTCTCGACTTCCATCCAGTGAGGATAAACGAGTTTTTAAAGAGGGAAGGATATGGCAGGGTTACCCTAAAGATTTCAATTCCTGAGAAGGAATACTGGCAGTTCAGGAGAAGAGTCGAGCAGGACTTAAGGGGAGAGAAGAGGGTTTACCTATTCAAATTCAAAGACAAAGCGATAATAGCTGAGCCCCTCGATTAA
- a CDS encoding PCNA-inhibitor: protein MDKTLDEFINGSIKIRGENKAKTSKKRRLKSTKLDNFLPDEHINYFKALRIGSKRIQRAKIVEIQED from the coding sequence ATGGATAAAACGCTGGATGAATTCATAAACGGTTCCATTAAAATAAGGGGCGAAAATAAAGCCAAAACCTCCAAGAAAAGGAGACTCAAATCAACCAAACTGGACAATTTTTTACCCGATGAGCACATAAACTATTTTAAAGCCCTTCGCATCGGCTCAAAAAGGATACAGAGAGCAAAAATAGTCGAGATTCAGGAGGATTAA
- the glmS gene encoding glutamine--fructose-6-phosphate transaminase (isomerizing), whose amino-acid sequence MCGIIGYIGDREAAEILVEGLKRLEYRGYDSVGIVTEKGELFIKKGAGKIDELKEKLKLHEMPGNRGIGHTRWATHGIPNDINAHPHTDCTGKIAVVHNGIIENYLELRSELEKKGHTFKSDTDTEVIAHLIEEALKDSSTFEGALRKALLKLRGSFALGIMYAEDKERLYFVRNESPLVLGIGNGEMFAASDIPAFLPYTNKVVFLDDGEYAVVSKDAFTVKDLGTGKEKKKEIHEINWTLEMAEKQGYPHFMLKEIHEQPKAVKEAIYGNLETIDKVAEEIAKYEKIFVVAMGTSYHAGIAAKYLFQRLANKPVLVEEASEFRYEFENIVDENSLVIAITQSGETADTLAAIRLAKKKGAKVLSIVNVVGSMATRLSDLVVYTHAGPEIGVAATKTYTTQLTVLTMLAIALAKVLNTVDEDYLKKLKAELLELPRYIEAVLGYENKIKSLAEELIDRRDFFYIGRGISVATALEGALKLKEISYIHAEGLSAGELKHGPLALIEEGVPVVAISPSGKTFDKMVSNIQEVNARKGFVISLGDNEELEKVSKVFLKMPKIDELLSPIVYIVPLQLLAYHLAVLRGNDPDKPRNLAKSVTVE is encoded by the coding sequence ATGTGCGGTATAATCGGGTATATTGGAGACAGGGAAGCCGCTGAAATTTTAGTGGAAGGTCTTAAAAGATTGGAATACAGAGGATATGATTCGGTTGGGATTGTAACGGAAAAAGGAGAGCTTTTTATAAAAAAGGGAGCCGGGAAAATAGATGAGCTTAAAGAAAAGCTTAAACTTCACGAAATGCCCGGCAACAGGGGAATTGGGCACACGAGATGGGCAACGCATGGGATTCCTAACGATATCAACGCCCATCCCCATACCGATTGTACTGGAAAAATAGCGGTTGTTCACAATGGAATAATTGAAAACTACCTTGAGCTTAGAAGCGAGCTTGAGAAAAAAGGCCACACGTTCAAGAGCGACACTGATACAGAGGTGATAGCGCATCTAATTGAAGAAGCTTTAAAGGATTCATCTACCTTCGAAGGTGCCCTCCGCAAGGCGTTGTTGAAGCTTAGAGGCTCGTTTGCCCTTGGCATAATGTATGCTGAGGATAAGGAACGTCTATATTTTGTGAGAAATGAAAGCCCGCTCGTCCTTGGAATCGGAAACGGGGAGATGTTTGCTGCCTCCGATATTCCTGCATTTTTACCTTACACGAATAAAGTTGTGTTTCTTGATGATGGAGAGTATGCAGTGGTTAGCAAAGATGCATTTACGGTGAAAGACCTTGGGACAGGAAAAGAAAAGAAAAAAGAAATCCACGAGATTAATTGGACTCTTGAAATGGCTGAAAAGCAGGGTTACCCGCACTTCATGCTTAAGGAAATCCATGAACAGCCAAAGGCTGTAAAGGAAGCAATTTACGGCAACTTGGAAACAATAGATAAAGTTGCTGAGGAGATAGCCAAATACGAGAAGATATTTGTCGTGGCTATGGGGACTTCTTATCATGCAGGAATTGCCGCGAAATACCTCTTCCAAAGACTGGCGAACAAGCCCGTCCTTGTTGAAGAAGCGAGTGAGTTTAGGTATGAGTTTGAGAACATAGTTGACGAGAATTCCCTCGTAATCGCCATTACTCAGAGCGGGGAAACTGCCGACACTCTGGCGGCAATAAGATTGGCTAAAAAGAAGGGTGCAAAAGTTCTAAGCATTGTTAACGTTGTTGGGAGCATGGCTACCAGGCTGAGCGACCTTGTAGTATACACCCATGCAGGTCCGGAAATAGGGGTAGCGGCAACAAAAACCTATACAACCCAGCTTACCGTTTTGACAATGCTTGCAATAGCACTAGCCAAGGTACTCAATACAGTTGATGAAGATTACCTTAAGAAACTCAAAGCTGAGCTTTTGGAGCTTCCGAGGTACATTGAGGCTGTGCTTGGATATGAGAACAAGATAAAATCCCTTGCTGAGGAGCTAATAGACAGGAGAGATTTCTTCTACATAGGACGGGGGATAAGCGTTGCAACAGCTCTTGAGGGTGCTCTAAAGCTTAAGGAAATCAGCTATATCCATGCGGAGGGTCTTTCTGCCGGAGAACTTAAGCACGGCCCCCTAGCTCTGATTGAAGAAGGTGTTCCAGTCGTTGCCATTTCCCCAAGCGGAAAGACGTTTGATAAGATGGTCTCCAATATACAGGAAGTCAACGCAAGAAAGGGATTTGTAATCAGCTTGGGAGACAATGAAGAGCTGGAAAAAGTTAGCAAAGTCTTTTTGAAGATGCCAAAAATAGATGAGCTTTTAAGTCCTATAGTGTATATAGTACCACTCCAACTGCTTGCCTATCACTTGGCTGTGTTGAGGGGTAACGATCCCGACAAGCCGAGAAATCTGGCGAAATCTGTAACCGTAGAGTGA